GCAGGGTCGACCAAATAGTCGCCAGGGTCATCCCGTATCCGAAAGCACCAAGCACTTTACCAAAGCAAAAACCGGCATTGGCACCTTCCGGCACAAAGAAGAACAAGAGCATTCCTGCCGTAGAAATCAGGCAGCCGGTGATAACTGTTTTCTTCTTACCGATCCGCTTGGCAATAGCGGGAACAAAGAGCATCGGGATGATGGAAGGAAGCGTCTGCAACATGGACCACGTGGCCATGGAAATACGCCCGCCAAGGTTATAGGTAACAAAATAGGTCCCGACAGAGGAAACCAGAATATTGTAGGTGTATGCAACAAGATACATCACAAATAAAATCAACAGGGGTTTATTTTTGGTAAGTTGTGTTCCGATATCCCGCCATTTGAAGGGTTCCTGTCTATCAAGTTGACTTTCCGGCACACGTTCCTTACATACCTTGCCGGTAACCAGAAATGAAATAACCATAACGACCGCCATAACGATCATTGCACGTTGATAACCGTTCTGTGGTGTAGTACCTAACCGCTCAGAAAGGATCGGAACAAGTACGGCACAGGCAACTCCTCCGAGACCTGAACAAAACATTCGGAATGAATTAAGTTTTGCGCGCTCTATCGGATCCTGTGTCATGGAAGAAGAGAGGGACGTAACAGGAATAATAATTCCGGTAAAAAGCATGCCGAACAAAATGTAGGTAAACCAGGCATAGGCGACCTTTGAGATGCTCTCCGGCGTGGTAAACACAAGTATGGTCGAAATACCGTATGGAATACACAACCCCACAAACCATGGAATGTATTTTCCCTTTTTAAAATGACATTTCTCTACAAGGGCCCCCATAAGGGGGTCATTGATTGCATCCCATATACGGGCGGCCAGAAACAAAGCCGTAACCTGGACCGCTGAAATGCCGAAAATGTCCGTATAAAAAAATGTTAGATAGATGGTAATGGTCTGGAATACCAAATCACTACCAAAGCCCCAAAAGCCGTAAGCCAGCTTTTCACCACTACCTATTTTTATGTAGTAGCGCCTGCTTTCATCACGTACTGTGCTCATGTTACTCTCCTTAGATGGCACAACTTTCCCATCATCTGTTACAGGGAACACCTGCCGATTTGAGTCAGATATTGCGTACTTTATTTGAAAGGAATTTTGAATAGCTCGAGCTTTTAGGTCCGGATTTGATTTTTAGTCCACATACCTCCTTAACTTTTCATAGGCCTCGGGAATAACGACATCTGGGCCTTTTCTCCAGATTCCGGGATTAAGGACCTCAACAGATATCACTCCGTCGTAGTCAATGGCACGCAGGTTATCGACATAGCGCACGACATCAATCCGACCGTCTCCAGGCATGCAGCGATGCATTTGATCGATCCTGGCAAACGGTATCCTTTCCGCATCGTTAATATGTGCAATAAAAATCTTACCGGGTTCTATATGAAGGATATCGTCGAAATCGGATCCCACATCCCATAAGAACATATTAAAATCATCAAGGACTATACCCACTTCGGGTCTGTCGATTCGACGGACAATCTCCCATGCAGTTTTGATGTTTCCTACGGCCATTGTACCGACAGGCTCGAATGCAATGTTCATTCCATGGGGCAATCCTCTATCGGCAAGTCTATTCAGAACAGCAACGGTATCATCAAAAATCATTGCATCGGTGGTACCTTCCGGCAAAGTACTGCGCTCGCTAGAAAGTACAATAACTTTGTCGGCGCCACAGCTATCGCCCAATTCACAAGCAAAATCGAACTGCTCGCAAATACGCCTCCACTTTTGATTTGTACAAAAATTGAGATCAAAGATGGCATTAATAGAAGCACATTTCAGACCATGCATTTTTATGAGGTCACCCAATTCAGACATGGAATGTGTTCTCAAATACGCTTGGGCCTTGGCAAAATCTATTTCAATAGATGAGAAACCGACCTTCGCACAAAGACTAAGATCCTTTTCTATCGTAGAAGTACCCGAACAAGTCTGAAGGTTGTAGCACAGTTCCATGAACATACCCCTTTCCATCCAATGGATAAATAATTTTGATGCACGAATTCTCATTTTCCAATGTTTATAAAAGACGACAATCATAAAGTTTGGTCTCTTTTGTACATAGGCAGATGATTACCATGTAAGTAAATAGTTCATGGAATTACACTAAGGCGAAGAAAAATAAGTAATATGGAATAGATATGAGGCGGGGATCTTACTATACTTTTTATAAAATGGACCGGCCTACCGACTCTCTCCGCATCGAAGGCCCATGCAGGGGGGGATCCGGCTCTGGGTCCACAGATTTTGTTCGATGCAGGATTGAAGTGATAGTAGGCCGATCGGGCAAATGCCTGCCACTCTTTTTGGGAAAGGATGGCGGGCTTTGCCTTTGGGATCGTTTATTCATTATCCTCCTTTAACTCGATCCCTCGTTCGGTAAGAAAGTCGTTCAGTCCTGCAATGAACGCATCTGGATCGGCTACCTTCTTGAGTTCCAGTAATTTTCCAAGCGGCTGAGGAAAGGGCCCCGAGCATGTGATGGGCGAGACTCTGTTTTCAATAAAATAGGAAACTACGCCGGGGATTTTCATGATTTCTTCAACCTGCGTGTTGCTGTCTATCATGCTGAACCTGCCTTCAATAGTGATAGCCATTTTGCAGGGGCCCTTTTACAGGCCCCAGAATCGACACAATAACAGATCAATAGAGGCCGAAAGGTTTTTCGGTCATACTGATATAGATGTTCTTCATCTGCGTGTAGTGATCGAGTATCACTTTGTGGGTCTCACGCCCGATACCCGACTTTTTGTACCCTCCGAAGGGGGCATGGGCAGGAAGATTATTATAGTTATTTACCCACATACGTCCTGTTTCCACGGCTCGGGCGACCCGGAAAGCACGATTGATATCCTTTGTCCAAACGGCACCGCCGAGACCATATTCGCTGTCGTTTGCCATATCAATGACTTCCTGCTCGCTCTTAAACTTGATTACGGC
This DNA window, taken from Sediminispirochaeta bajacaliforniensis DSM 16054, encodes the following:
- a CDS encoding sugar phosphate isomerase/epimerase family protein; protein product: MELCYNLQTCSGTSTIEKDLSLCAKVGFSSIEIDFAKAQAYLRTHSMSELGDLIKMHGLKCASINAIFDLNFCTNQKWRRICEQFDFACELGDSCGADKVIVLSSERSTLPEGTTDAMIFDDTVAVLNRLADRGLPHGMNIAFEPVGTMAVGNIKTAWEIVRRIDRPEVGIVLDDFNMFLWDVGSDFDDILHIEPGKIFIAHINDAERIPFARIDQMHRCMPGDGRIDVVRYVDNLRAIDYDGVISVEVLNPGIWRKGPDVVIPEAYEKLRRYVD
- a CDS encoding MFS transporter; amino-acid sequence: MSTVRDESRRYYIKIGSGEKLAYGFWGFGSDLVFQTITIYLTFFYTDIFGISAVQVTALFLAARIWDAINDPLMGALVEKCHFKKGKYIPWFVGLCIPYGISTILVFTTPESISKVAYAWFTYILFGMLFTGIIIPVTSLSSSMTQDPIERAKLNSFRMFCSGLGGVACAVLVPILSERLGTTPQNGYQRAMIVMAVVMVISFLVTGKVCKERVPESQLDRQEPFKWRDIGTQLTKNKPLLILFVMYLVAYTYNILVSSVGTYFVTYNLGGRISMATWSMLQTLPSIIPMLFVPAIAKRIGKKKTVITGCLISTAGMLLFFFVPEGANAGFCFGKVLGAFGYGMTLATIWSTLPDCVEYGEYVTGRRCGGLVFSLASFSIKISLTIAGILPTIVFSFVHYVPNGVQNAACLTAIKAMNSIIPAVILIIGIIVYRSYSLTEDKYDFIVEELTKRRLSLQGEAEN